The Lolium rigidum isolate FL_2022 chromosome 2, APGP_CSIRO_Lrig_0.1, whole genome shotgun sequence genomic interval CCGACGTAGCGGAACCCGCACTCCGACGGCGGCTTGCAGCATCCGGACTGGAGCGGCGTGAGGCTGGACTTGTAGAACTCGTCGGCGGTGACGAAGCTGGCCTGGCGCGCGAGCTTCTTGCAGGTGTCGGAGCCGGCGAGGCAGGACCTGATCTCCTCCCACCGGCCGGGGTCGCCGGAGACGTACCCGCGGAGCCACATGGAGAAGCCATCCAGGCGGTACTCGTCGTAGGCGCGGCCGATCAGCGGGTAGGCCCCGGACCCGCCGGTGACGACGGCGGCGAAGACGAGGAACAccacgaggatgacgatgagcacCGGGATGGCGATGAAGTAGAACCTGAGGAGGTAGCGCGCCCGGCCGTGGTCCGAGTAGGCGCCGGCGAAGCCCGCCAGCGTCGCTAGGAGGATGCACCCGCCAAGGATTGCCACGGGCCAACGTGCCCTCTGCGCGCACTCCGCCTCCTGCGCAACCCCGAACCAGACCCCCGACGCGATGACGAGGACCGCGCAGACCGCCATCAGCGCCACGCACGCCGTGAACATGCTGCTCTTTCTCACCGCCATGGCTCTAACTGCGTTGCCTctgctgctctctctctctcaatctcAATGGCCGTACTTATACGATACGAGGCGTCTGTCTAGCTACTGTGTGTTCTTGGCGCGGCGCGAGGTGCCTGTCTTGCAACTGCCTTCTTTCATGGGTGGGGTGATGGTCGATGACTCGACATAAAAAGACCTTTTGCTCATTTGCTGCCTTGGGCAAAGGTGGCGAGTAAATTACATCTTGGACATGGTGTTTTAGCTTGTAGGTCTAGATGCACCTATTGTAAAAAATGTACTAAAtgtatttcaaaatgttaaaaaaattcgaaataaaATCCTGAATGTGCATCACATTCTATGTTAGCTCACAAAAGTTTGGCACGAAAAAACATTTTGTGTGcactatgtaaaaaagacaaaaaatgtctCGTTAAAAACTATTTTGTAGCGttgaaaattattatttttacactggccacaaaaaataatatttttctgtGGAACTTCGTGTGCGAACATAAAATATCCAGATGTACACTCggatatttttttcagaatttttaaatattttgaaatatAATTTTAAATAGTGGGTATATCTACACCTACGAGGCAAAACAGATTTCCCTTACATCTTGTGCTATTCTGTTAGTATATCTTTGAGGTGTATCTGGTTTTTGTGCGGTTTGTAAGTTATATGTAGATTTGAATTTACGTGCTATATGTCAGTTTGAAAATAAATGTAGTTTGTGCAAAATAACTAGCTTATAGCGGTTTGGCAAAAATACACAGTTTGTGCAATTCAGAAGCAATAACCAAAAGAACGACATTATCACTGCATTTAAATAGCATTTATAACCACTCAGTTTTCATCAGGTACATTTTCATTACATGCAACCACACATTTGGTATTGTGAATTCTCTGATACAAAAAGAAAAACTCCGAAATAACAACCACACATTTGTTGTAAGGCATACAATACATGTCCATTACAAGTTTACAACGCAACTATATCATCAGAATAACCAACAAATTCCGGAAGTGCACCATTACATGTCAATTACATTTTCACTTCTTTCGAGAGCCATCTTGTCCATCCTATTATGCACTACAACTGCACTTCAAATAAGCCCATGACCAACAACTTTTGTACCCAGCAACACCTCCTGTCATGCGTACATTGTTGCACTTGTTCTTGGagcatcgccgccaccaacgatgGCCGAGATGGCCACAGTTCATCAAGGTCTTCCCCGCCAGGGGCGGAGCTACGCCCCGGGCAACCAGGGCCATGGCCCGGGGCGTAGGATCTTTTCCAGCCTGCTACCTACATGCATTTTGGATTTGGCCCCGCTTGCAGCCCACTACAACACCATCTTTGTTGTATCAACATGTCCAAGACGACCAAAACGAGCACGCCGGCATCGTGTCATCGAACGAACGCACGATCCTTCCGGCAGGATGCGCGCGCCGacacgccgtcgtcgccgctagcTGGCGTAACACCATAGGCACGCAGGCTTCCAGACCTGCTGCTTGGATGTTGTGCCGCCGCCGCTAGCCACCTCCACCTTCCTTCTCCGCGTGACCCAGCAACCGTCAACCGGCGAAGCTCTAGTGCATCTCCACTACGTGGTAACTAGTCCAGCCTCCACTCAATCAGTCCACTGCTCAACAGATCGGCTTGCAGCTCCCACATGAGCTACGTAATTTCTGGTCATGTTGTCTTTGATTGGATTGGGTTATGCCGACAGTTCAGACTTGCACTGACTCATGGTTTTGTGCTGAAATCATGTGTGTATCATTGCAATCTTTCCCAATTTTGTGTGCAATTATATGgattttttaaattttccttTTGTGCTTAGTATTAGCCCGGGGCTTGCTcgaatcctggctccgccactgttcCCCGCTGCTTCCACCTACAACACtagcaccacctccacctccaacgtACACCCCTACCACCGCTCCAGCCACCACCTTGAGCACTGCCGCTAGGattcaccgcctcctcctccacctccctctTGAGGGAAAAAATggggaaaggaaaaaaaaaacctcaAACCGGTCCTAATGGGCGCACATCCAGGTCAACATGACGGTGGGTCTAACCTGTCATGTGTCAAAAGGAGATCAAACAAGTTATGTGCAATTCATGTTTCCTCACCCTAGAATTAGTAGGTACCAGAGAATTTTCCCAAGTGTGACACTAACTATAACCTAGCCCTAGTTGTGGTACCAAAATATAATTTACTCAAAGGCGGTGGTGGTTTATGGGACTGGCATACTGAATTGGGTGACGCTCTGCTGGCCACCGCCGACGACACCTAGCGGCTTGTCATCGTGTTAAGTGTGCTTGCGTGTGGAGGAGACTGAAATGCTTTGGATGGTAAATATGGTATGGGCACGGCTGCTTTGCATTCACATGCCAGGTCGATCCACTGGCTAGGAAAGGAAGAAAGAGATTTAAAAAGGTGCGTAGAAAAAGAGATGAAATTTAAGAAATTTATAAGAAAGAAAAGAGACTCGCAGAAAGACTAGCAATACCGGTAGTATATGTGTGTACCATTAGGTCGACAAGTATGGTGTGTTGCCTAGTATAATGACCGCACGATGAATGACAGCCTGATCAATCAAGTCAGTACAGAAAGGCAAGAACGGGCGCGCTTTGGTTCTTTTCAACTGGCCGCACACTACTCGGTGGCACGGACATGGGCGTCGTCTTTACAGTTCGCGTCGGTCGTGTATGTGTCCAAAATCGGACAAGTGATATATCGGCGTGTCATTTTGCGGGACATGCTAAGATTAGCTTCTCGTAGTAGTACATATTAAAGTGAAGAGCAAAAACGACACAAAGGTATTGCCGACATGATGGATGGACCTTCTGTACACTTCAGAATGCGCAAGGTTTCCCTGGATTTTCTCGGCAAACAAAATTTCTCTAGAATAGCGTGAGGTCAAACACTCATAAATCCATTAGAAACAACACGTACACATCGTGCAAAATTCTTGAGGGCATGACAAAAACATTATTAAAAGTTTAGAATATCTATATTTTTAGAAcgataagatttagagcatggcgATCTCCGTCCTGAAGCTGAAGTCTTTTGGAGGGCCAGTGCGTTGGCCGACGGCGAGGCTTGTGGTCTTTCGCGTGCGGGGGTCGTGTCTAGTTCTGGTCCTTGGTATGATGCCCCTAGTGCTCATGCTCGCTCTAGGGAGAGCTGCTCCGCCTGCCGACCGGTCCTGCGCCCTATGATCTGGGGCGAGAAGGTTGGGACCTtcttcggaggtggaggcggatggCATTCTGGCTGCGATGAGCCAGGACTTGACGGTGGCAGGGTTCCCGGTGGCGAGCTTCACGACGTTGCTTCTCCTCCGCTCTGGTTCTTTCTTGAGATGATAGCCTTGATGATAAGTTGTTTTCTTTGTAATCTGCCGTTTGCCTGTTCGTCGATGTTTGTAAGCTGTTTTTCAGCATCTTGTAACACTTGCCGGCAATAGTCTTATTAATTTAAGGCAAAGCTACGGCCTACTCTTTAAAAAGATTTAGAGCATGACCAAATGTAAAGGAAATGGGACCATTTTCGATATTCAGACAAAATCTTCCCAAAAGAATTAGGAATCTATAAGGAGGGGATGATTGGGTTTCAGAATATTGAGCGAACAAGTTTCTAGCTATTGGATTTTGGAAGCGACGATGGATGACATTTGCCATGATCTCATGTTGCCACAACCCACATGGCAACTCGTGACTGGTCCATTGCGCATAACCCTTACTCAGTATTGGTGTCCAAAGAAAAGAATTGGGAATATATTCAACCAAATAAATTATTCAAACAACAAAAGAACCAAATAATAAGGGGACGGGCCAACATTTAGTCCACATCACAGCCTGCTTCATCATTAATTCATTATCAACTTGTTGCTTTACCTTCCTCATAGCCCATTTCGACCCATTTCTAGAGCATGGATTCTCCACCATCCATTCGAGCATTATGTGCACATTTTCTAAAATGAAATTAAAACACATGTGTTTCTGGCGGTGCGGAACGATACGACAAGTCCTATTCTAAAGGCGAGCATGTTGTTCCCCTCTCTATTATACCCTACTTGTGTTTCTCACCGTATCCTCTGCCGATGAGTCCTGGCAGTGGCATCCCCTGCCCGTTGTGCACAACATCAAATGGGTCTTACTCGTCCACTCGTCAAGTTTCCAGTGAGTCCCTGGCATATCTGCTCCCTACCCTACACTCACATTTCCACTGATTGTTCCCTAACTTCCACACTGTTAGAATCAATTGTTCATTTTGTTGTGGCTCAATGCAACTATCCGCTCTGCCAAATGAAGTCATGGGAGATCTAAAGAAGGAGGGTAGTTTTGAAACAAGGCAAGATATTTGCCATTTCATAGATTAAGGATAAGTTTTAAGAGGTTTTAGAAGCCACACCTTGAGGCCAAAACGAAAAGATGTCTACTTTGACGAGATTACATTACTTATGGCCTTAGCCCTCGCAAGGCTCCACATTACGGCCTCCTCCTTGATTGTTTCAACAAGCGATCAAAGTTACGGAATGGTTCGGAATTGTTAGCTTGAAAATGATTATTTCAACAAGCATGATCAAAGTTAATACCCGAGCCTAGATATAAAGAGAATCAACCAataaggggggggggggatgcgCTGCTATGGGAGAGAATCAAGGAGTCAGACGCCGTTACGCGAGGAGTTAAGGAGAGAACTAATAGGAAGGAGTAAGTGATTAAGTGGAGGCAAGTTTGGGAACAAATCTCTACACATAGCTCTCCTTAATTTTAGTGCTAGACTTTTTACGCCTTTCTCATCAAAATAGACGGAGTATGAAGGAGGAACAAAAGCCATGAAATAATTAATGCCATCGGAGCAAACATATCCTCATTAAATGGCATGCTACAACTACTCAACCTCTTTATACAACATTAAAGTAAATAGAGTCGAAATACATCAAGACCTAAAATCTTAATTTCACAATTCACAATATTGTGAAACAATGCCTCCTAAAAATGGTAAAAATTCAGATAATTAAGGCACCCTACACAACGTAATATGGTCATTTAGCCATTTAGGTGCTTCACCAAATGTTGACAGCTGGTAATTCGTTAATATGTCATTCATAATGTACATAAAATTGCTATGAAACATCATCCTTATGTTAAAGTTAATATCTGATCTTTGGTATACGGAAGTTGTTCATTTCATTTCTAATTGCAGGTTGATTACGGAGGTTCCCAGGTCGGAGGTTCCAACATAATTTTTTTTGAGGGTTTTAACGTGAAGAAATGAGAGTTTGGTACCAAGATCATAGTGCCTTAATTTGAAGTGACTAAGGAAGTCATGCATATTATTTTGTATATGGCTGGACATGGTGGGGATTAACTTTTGAAGTTGTACGTATTGTCCACCAACAAATAAACATATATATGATatgataatgttatcgatgaatacatgacatggtattttGGCTCATTTGTCTAGACAACCTATTTTAAAAAACGTATTTTACATGTAATTTAAAatgaaaaaattccaaaaaaaaatctgagGTGTACATCGGGATATTCTATTTCCGCACATAAATTTTATGAAAAACTATATTTTGTGGCTTCTGTAAAAAAACACGTAAAATGCCTTGTGAAAAAATATTTTAGAGCACTGAAAACTGTCCGTTTTACACAGGCCATAAAAATGTCCTTTTTACGCAGAACTTTGTGTTTCAACATAGAATTTGGATTTTTTTAAACAATTCTAAAACATTTTGAAAAGTATCCAATGGACACGCGCTACAATCATAGGACAAACATATTACATCTGCATATCGGCAACAATGTATGTACTTTCTCGTGACCGGTACGATACGGTATAGAATGTATCACCACTTGTAGTAGCGGCCGAAGATGGGCTTGCCGCTAACGTTCCTATAAGCGGTCCAAGCGGCGACGTAGAGGATGGAGAGCGCGGCCGTGACGACGATGAGGGTGACGTAGACCTTGTGCCACTGGCTACGCAGCGTCGCCAGGAGGGCCGCGCGGCACGAGTCGCACTGGTAGCACAGCTGCGCCGGGTCGTTGCTCCAGAGCCCGCAGTCCTGGACGGGGGCGCTGGTCGGGTTGGTCCACACCGTCGGGCTCACGTagccgaacccgcactccggcGGCGGCTTGCAGCAGCCGGACTGGAGCGGCGTGAGGCTGGACTGGTAGAACTGGTCTGCGGTGACGAAGCCGGCCTGGCGCGCGAGCTTCTTGCAGGTGTCGGAGTCGGCGAGGCAGGACATGATCCCCTCCCACCTTGCGGGGTCGTCGGAGACGTACCCGCGCATCCAGGTGGAGAAGCCGTCGAGGCGGTACTCGTGGTAGCCGCGGCCGAGCACCTTGTATTCCCCGGAGGCGTGGGTTACGATGGAGGCGAAGACGAGAAGCGCGATGAGGACGGCGATGAGCGCCGCCATGAAGAGGAGGTagcagcggaggaggaagcggtTGTTCCAGTAGGCGCCGACGAACCCCGCCAGCGCCACCACGAGGGCCACGACGCCCAGGATGACCACGCGCCAGCGCTCCAGCCGCGCGCACTCCCCCGCCTGCGCCGACGCGAACCAGATGCCCGCCGCGATGATGGTTGCCGTGCAGAGCAGCGCCAGAAGCGCCACCCACGCCAGGACTTTGTTGACCTTGCTCATCACCATGGCTCCAGCCTCCAGGCTCTAGCTGCGTTGTCTCTGCTGCTCTCGCTCTGAATCTCAATGGCCGTACTTGTAGGATACTTATATACTGTACGTGTTTTCTTGTCGCGGAGCTGGGTGTCTGTCTGGCTACTGCCTTCTTTCGTGGGTGGGGGTATGGTCGATGACTCGACATAGAATGGCTTTGCTTAACTGCTTGGTTTTTCGTAAGTGCTTTCACATCGCACGTCGATCCGACTAGctacaaaaggaaaaaagaagataAGATTTAAGCAATTTGTGAGAAAGAAAAGACCGAAAAGAAGATGAGATTTGAAATTTAAGAACTCAGTACTGGTAGTATATTCATCCAGTAGGCCGACAAGTATGGTGTGTTGCCTAGTATAGTCACCGGATGATGAATGACACCGTGATCAATCGAGACACTCCACAAAGTCAGCAACCACGCCGCCGACGCTTTGGTTCTTTTCAACTGGCCGCGCACTACACAGTGGCACGGGCC includes:
- the LOC124689931 gene encoding tetraspanin-2-like, which codes for MAVRKSSMFTACVALMAVCAVLVIASGVWFGVAQEAECAQRARWPVAILGGCILLATLAGFAGAYSDHGRARYLLRFYFIAIPVLIVILVVFLVFAAVVTGGSGAYPLIGRAYDEYRLDGFSMWLRGYVSGDPGRWEEIRSCLAGSDTCKKLARQASFVTADEFYKSSLTPLQSGCCKPPSECGFRYVGPTVWTNPTSAPDHDCGLWSNNPGQLCYECESCRAGLLATLRSQWHKVNIALVVATVSLIFLYVAGFIAYKKARK
- the LOC124689932 gene encoding tetraspanin-2-like; this encodes MSKVNKVLAWVALLALLCTATIIAAGIWFASAQAGECARLERWRVVILGVVALVVALAGFVGAYWNNRFLLRCYLLFMAALIAVLIALLVFASIVTHASGEYKVLGRGYHEYRLDGFSTWMRGYVSDDPARWEGIMSCLADSDTCKKLARQAGFVTADQFYQSSLTPLQSGCCKPPPECGFGYVSPTVWTNPTSAPVQDCGLWSNDPAQLCYQCDSCRAALLATLRSQWHKVYVTLIVVTAALSILYVAAWTAYRNVSGKPIFGRYYKW